In Candidatus Promineifilum breve, one genomic interval encodes:
- a CDS encoding phosphotransferase enzyme family protein encodes MDQLIRDRYTPDILAEALRRYDIAPGDVDEGGGFESFIYHFTRGGERFILRITHTYRRTAELIHGEVDWINYLAAGGVSVARAVASARGEWIEAIDDGAGGQFLATAFTHAPGRPARQVGWSPPLMETYGRLIGRMHALTKSYEPGDPNWRHRTWPEEGTAEIERALANSDPAALATYLALVDRVSRLPRDRDSYGLIHFDAHEANFFVDDAGQITLFDFDDRAYNWFANDIAMVLFYKVANTADPAAVAADFLPHFLRGYAAENRLDPAWAAPIPDFMKMREIDLYAVIMRSYGIGPDGAESIPHDWPRRFMIGRRARIAGGVPFLDYEVAW; translated from the coding sequence ATGGATCAACTCATCCGCGACCGCTACACGCCCGACATCCTGGCCGAGGCCCTGCGCCGCTACGACATTGCTCCCGGCGACGTTGATGAGGGTGGCGGCTTTGAGAGCTTCATCTACCACTTCACCCGCGGCGGCGAGCGCTTCATCCTGCGCATCACCCATACCTACCGCCGCACAGCGGAACTGATCCACGGCGAGGTGGATTGGATCAATTATCTGGCCGCCGGTGGGGTCAGTGTGGCGCGGGCCGTGGCGTCGGCGCGGGGCGAGTGGATCGAGGCGATCGACGACGGCGCGGGCGGCCAATTCCTGGCGACGGCCTTCACCCACGCTCCCGGCCGGCCGGCCCGGCAAGTCGGCTGGTCGCCGCCGCTCATGGAGACCTACGGCCGTCTCATCGGCCGGATGCACGCCCTGACCAAAAGCTACGAGCCGGGCGACCCTAACTGGCGACACCGCACCTGGCCGGAGGAGGGCACGGCCGAGATTGAGCGCGCCCTGGCGAACAGTGACCCGGCGGCGCTGGCAACCTACCTGGCCCTGGTCGACCGGGTGAGCCGCCTGCCCCGCGACCGTGATAGCTACGGCCTGATCCATTTCGACGCCCACGAGGCCAACTTCTTTGTCGATGACGCGGGGCAGATCACCCTCTTCGACTTTGACGACCGGGCCTACAACTGGTTTGCCAACGACATCGCCATGGTGCTGTTCTACAAGGTCGCCAATACCGCTGACCCGGCGGCCGTCGCCGCCGATTTCCTGCCCCATTTCCTGCGTGGCTATGCCGCCGAAAACAGGCTCGATCCGGCCTGGGCCGCACCGATTCCCGACTTTATGAAGATGCGCGAGATCGACCTGTACGCGGTCATCATGCGCAGCTACGGCATTGGCCCCGACGGCGCCGAATCCATCCCCCATGACTGGCCGCGCCGCTTTATGATCGGCCGCCGCGCCCGCATTGCCGGCGGCGTGCCGTTTCTGGATTATGAGGTGGCGTGGTAG